One window from the genome of Clupea harengus chromosome 19, Ch_v2.0.2, whole genome shotgun sequence encodes:
- the bzw2 gene encoding basic leucine zipper and W2 domain-containing protein 2: protein PLTSCSVATAPGGTRIDDGDKTKVTEQCVFRVEENHTVIRRYAQVFNKLIRRYKYLEKAFEEEIKKLLLFLKAFSEAEQTKLAMLTGILLANNSLPPPIITSLFSDNLVKEGISASFAVKMFKAWMAEKDASAVTSALRKANLDKKLLELLPPNKQTVEHFSAYFNAAGLKELSEFLRMQQSLGTRKELQKELQERLSQECPIREIVVYVKEEMKRTELQEPAVIGLLWTCLMNDVEWNKKEELVTEQALKHLKHYAPLLAVFSSQGQSELVLLLKIQDYCYDNIHFMKSFSKIVVLFYKADVLSEEAVLKWYKDAHSAKGKSIFLEQMKKFVEWLQNAEEESESEGEED, encoded by the exons cctctgacctcgtGTTCTGTTGCTACAGCTCCTGGTGGAACACGTATCGATGACGGGGACAAGACCAAGGTGACGGAACAGTGTGTGTTCCGTGTGGAGGAGAACCACACTGTGATCCGCCGCTACGCTCAG GTGTTCAATAAGCTGATCAGGAGATATAAATACCTGGAGAAGGCCTTCGAGGAGGAGATCAAAAAG CTGCTCCTCTTTCTGAAGGCGTTCTCAGAGGCGGAGCAAACCAAGCTGGCCATGCTGACAGGCATCCTATTGGCCAATAACTCGCTGCCCCCGCCAATCATCACCAGCCTCTTCAGTGACAACCTGGTGAaggagg GAATCTCGGCGTCCTTCGCGGTGAAGATGTTCAAAGCGTGGATGGCAGAGAAAGACGCCAGTGCCGTCACCTCCGCTCTCAGGAAGGCCAACCTGGACAAGAAACTCCTG gagCTCCTGCCGCCCAATAAGCAGACGGTGGAGCACTTCTCGGCGTACTTCAACGCGGCGGGGCTCAAGGAGCTGTCTGAGTTCCTGCGCATGCAGCAGTCTCTGGGGACACGCAAGGAGCTgcagaaggagctgcaggaacGCCTGTCCCAGGAGTGCCCTATacgagag atagtgGTGTATgtgaaggaggagatgaagCGGACGGAGCTGCAGGAGccggctgtgattggtctgctgtGGACTTGTCTGATGAACGACGTTGAGTGGAACAAGAAAGAGGAGCTGGTCACTGAACAGGCCCTGAAACACCTTAag CACTATGCGCCCCTGCTGGCCGTCTTCAGCTCCCAGGGTCAGTCGGAGCTGGTCCTCCTGCTGAAGATCCAGGACTACTGCTACGACAACATCCACTTCATGAAGTCCTTCTCCAAGATCGTGGTGCTCTTCTATAAAG CGGATGTCCTCAGTGAGGAGGCCGTTCTGAAGTGGTACAAAGACGCCCATTCAGCCAAGGGGAAGAGCATCTTTCTGGAACAGATGAAGAAGTTCGTGGAGTGGCTCCAGAACGCAGAGGAAG AATCTGAgtctgagggagaggaagactaG